One region of Armigeres subalbatus isolate Guangzhou_Male chromosome 3, GZ_Asu_2, whole genome shotgun sequence genomic DNA includes:
- the LOC134226353 gene encoding maltase A3-like, with product MFISSRVLPSLLMLALGVVWCAELPKRDWWEKAGFYQIYPRSFKDSDGDGIGDLNGITSKLAYLKEIGVRAFWMSPINKSPMVDFGYDISDYRDIQPEYGTMADFENLVKEAKRVGLKVIMDLVPNHSSDKHEWFVKSENRDPDYDAYYVWHDGRDNPQGGRKLPPSNWIQAFRKSAWQWSEKRQQYYLHQFTVEQPDLNYRNPKVVQEMKDIITFWLDKGVDGFRVDAVPFLFEVLPAANGSFPDEPESGLTQDQDDFDFLEHVYTQNQPETLDMVYQWRELVDNYQKEKGGETRVLMTEGYTSLEELRKYYVSAAGRLGSHMPFNFGMINDLKIDSTADDFVEVVQSWMNIVPTGHAANWVMGNHDRPRVGTRFGQSRIDAMNMIILSLPGATVTYQGEEIGMTDVYISWEETKDPAACNAGEDLFAEKSRDPCRTPFQWDSSTLAGFTNGNTTWLPVGPDYRTINVQVQNGLEKSHLKVYKAMMRLREGKTFHYGSVKARAVNRNVFAIVRELEDYNTYITLVNLGSAIETIDGIGLASKLPKKLRFEVVGVNSHHVRGGAVATNDILLLPNESFVLVARVAPVDRLQESICEAWLEQ from the exons ATGTTCATATCGTCGCGTGTTCTTCCTAGCTTGCTAATGCTGGCCCTAGGGGTCGTATGGTGCGCGGAACTTCCCAAACGGGACTGGTGGGAGAAAGCCGGGTTCTATCAGATATATCCGCGCTCGTTCAAGGACAGTGACGGTGACGGGATCGGTGATCTGAACGGAATCACTTCCAAGCTGGCTTATCTGAAGGAGATAGGGGTCCGGGCGTTTTGGATGTCGCCAATCAACAAGTCGCCGATGGTTGATTTCGGGTATGACATCTCGGACTATCGGGATATTCAGCCGGAGTACGGCACGATGGCGGATTTCGAGAATCTGGTGAAGGAGGCCAAACGAGTGGGTTTGAAGGTGATTATGGACCTTGTGCCGAATCATTCCAGTGATAAGCACGAGTGGTTTGTTAAATCGGAGAATCGTGATCCGGATTACGATGCGTATTATGTGTGGCATGATGGAAGAGATAATCCTCAGGGTGGGCGGAAGCTTCCTCCGTCAAATTGGATACAGGCTTTTAGGAAAAGCGCTTGGCAGTGGAGTGAAAAACGGCAGCAGTACTATTTGCACCAGTTTACGGTGGAGCAGCCGGATCTGAATTACCGGAATCCGAAAGTAGTGCAAGAAATGAAAGACATTATAACATTTTGGCTGGATAAGGGAGTGGACGGGTTTAGAGTGGATGCTGTTCCGTTCTTGTTTGAGGTTCTACCCGCGGCAAATGGCTCATTTCCGGATGAACCGGAAAGCGGGTTGACTCAAGATCAGGATGATTTTGACTTTCTGGAGCATGTTTACACACAAAATCAGCCGGAAACGCTAGACATGGTATACCAATGGAGGGAGCTGGTAGATAATTATCAGAAGGAAAAAGGCGGTGAGACGAGAGTTCTTATGACCGAGGGTTACACGAGTTTAGAGGAGCTACGCAAGTATTATGTTAGTGCGGCGGGTCGTTTGGGGTCACACATGCCTTTCAATTTTGggatgattaatgatttaaagATTGATTCTACGGCTGACGATTTCGTGGAAGTGGTTCAGTCGTGGATGAATATAGTACCGACGGGACATGCAGCCAACTGGGTG ATGGGAAACCATGATCGCCCGAGAGTTGGCACGAGGTTTGGCCAATCACGCATTGACGCAATGAACATGATCATACTGAGTCTACCGGGAGCCACGGTTACATACCAAGGAGAGGAGATCGGGATGACCGATGTGTACATATCATGGGAGGAAACTAAAGATCCGGCGGCATGTAATGCTGGCGAAGATTTGTTTGCGGAGAAGTCAAGGGACCCGTGTCGAACGCCATTCCAGTGGGACAGTTCGACGCTGGCTGGATTTACTAATGGAAATACAACGTGGTTACCGGTGGGGCCAGATTACCGAACAATCAACGTACAGGTTCAAAATGGACTGGAGAAAAGCCACCTGAAGGTGTACAAGGCAATGATGCGACTTCGCGAGGGTAAGACGTTCCACTATGGATCCGTCAAAGCCAGAGCAGTGAACAGGAATGTGTTCGCCATCGTGCGTGAACTGGAGGACTACAATACGTATATAACGTTGGTGAACTTAGGGAGTGCTATCGAGACGATTGACGGAATTGGTCTAGCAAGtaaattgccgaagaaattgagGTTCGAAGTGGTGGGTGTCAATTCGCATCATGTTCGAGG AGGAGCAGTTGCAACCAATGACATATTATTGCTTCCAAATGAATCATTCGTACTAGTCGCAAGAGTTGCACCGGTTGATCGACTACAAGAATCAATTTGCGAAGCATGGCTGGAACAGTGA
- the LOC134222876 gene encoding uncharacterized protein LOC134222876, giving the protein MDSLAETVETCCVTVDLTNVFDYAAGGSRLVVEGERVYKAGHLLIVGVEEIHQDGVRIFSTCLQSSSPSSEPHTIRIRTRCSFPEWSFQCSCKAGMGKCKHVMAVLYYLLKTPTVALLTVTDVKQKWGKIAAKTASDMYKTTRIRDLCYCRRWFGGDSSEKYLDNSVLNDSVFEDSNLNAKQHQSVMTNETEAARILCFLTEAFPESSLYYEILGRTSVHSTMENENQQQKEIVDDFLLQEICDRKLSSMSLCSLISHLYPRIFGASVKPAIFRTRRKFFTKRFIEPLELGRTNPNSVVHFIRKAEPCWGEAVSQTMTITSNSDTP; this is encoded by the exons ATG GATTCACTAGCAGAAACAGTTGAAACATGCTGTGTTACGGTCGATTTGACTAACGTTTTTGATTATGCTGCTGGTGGAAGCCGTTTAGTCGTCGAGGGTGAACGAGTTTATAAAGCTGGACACTTGCTTATAGTTGGAGTTGAAGAGATCCACCAGGACGGCGTCAGAATTTTCTCTACATGTCTGCAATCTTCTTCACCAAGTTCAGAGCCACATACCATCAGAATAAGGACGAGGTGCTCTTTTCCAGAATGGTCATTTCAATGTTCCTGCAAGGCTGGAATGGGGAAGTGCAAACACGTCATGGCAGTTCTGTATTATTTGCTCAA GACCCCAACGGTTGCACTGCTAACTGTGACCGACGTGAAGCAAAAATGGGGGAAAATTGCAGCGAAAACAGCCTCGGATATGTATAAGACAACACGTATAAGAGACCTATGCTATTGTAGGAGATGGTTTGGTGGTGATTCTTCGGAAAAATATTTGGACAACAGTGTACTTAACGATTCTGTTTTTGAAGATTCAAACTTAAACGCCAAACAACATCAGAGTGTAATGACCAACGAAACGGAAGCGGCAAGGATATTATGTTTTTTGACCGAAg CTTTTCCCGAAAGTTCTCTCTATTATGAGATACTTGGGAGAACATCAGTTCATAGTACGATGGAAAACGAAAACCAACAACAGAAGGAGATAGTTGACGATTTTTTGTTGCAAGAAATATGCGACCGAAAACTATCATCAATGTCTTTGTGCTCACTTATATCCCACTTATATCCCAGAATATTCGGAGCATCTGTTAAGCCGGCAATTTTTCGAACAAGACGAAAGTTCTTCACCAAGCGGTTTATAGAACCACTTGAGCTTGGTAGAACAAATCCCAATTCGGTGgtgcatttcattcgaaaagctgAGCCGTGTTGGGGAGAAGCTGTTAGTCAAACAATGACGATCACTTCCAATAGCGATACGCCATAA
- the LOC134223502 gene encoding uncharacterized protein LOC134223502 yields the protein MGFPIGGKSRICFDFANSSEDNGVKSEEKSASRMICFVPSCKQRYKRGISFHSFPPQSDKIRYRIWTQRLRLNIEPLKTSRICSLHFSIGNFITPASDRMTDRLILKRSAVPDTNLPEAPVSSTKKKLKEGRAMRAANRSENKLVLEKANMIPDVDTDGGNNEQPMEIYHPPPIDCAVQVNTIELDNLKRKRTSAVIFGNDDDLLAWTGLKSSAMLKAIVKSVTLLEQYRSRPHSSVTLEEEVLIVFIKLKLIFPSGVSPYFFGYISIQFLIVSKEFYRF from the exons atgggatttcccataggagggaagagcagaatttgcttcgacttcgcgaatagcAGTGAAGATAATGGTGTCAAGTCTGAGGAAAAATCAGCATCTCGAATGATATGTTTTGttcccagttgtaaacaacgaTATAAGCGAGGAATATCGTTCCACAGTTTTCCACCACAAAGCGATAAAATACGATACCGGATCTGGACTCAGCGACTCCGGCTGAATATAGAGCCACTGAAGACATCCCGTATATGCAGCCTCCATTTCAGTATCGGAAATTTCATTACTCCAG CCTCGGATCGTATGACTGATCGATTAATCTTAAAGCGATCAGCTGTTCCCGATACCAATTTACCAGAAGCTCCTGTTTCGTCAACCAAAAAGAAGCTGAAGGAAGGGAGGGCTATGCGTGCTGCTAACCGATCTGAAAACAAGCTCGTATTAGAAAAGGCAAATATGATCCCAGATGTTGACACCGATGGAGGAAACAATGAGCAACCGATGGAAATTTACCATCCTCCCCCGATCGACTGTGCAGTTCAAGTTAACACAATCGAATTGGATAACCTCAAAAGGAAACGTACTTCTGCGGTCATTTTTGGGAACGATGACGATTTATTGGCGTGGACAGGACTAAAATCATCGGCAATGCTGAAGGCTATTGTGAAATCAGTGACACTTTTGGAACAATACCGTAGTAGGCCCCATTCGTCTGTTACATTGGAAGAAGAAGTCTTGATTGTTTTTATCAAGTTAAAACTAATATTTCCTTCCGGTGTATCTCCGTACTTTTTCGGCTACATAAGCATACAGTTTCTAAttgtttccaaagaattctACCGTTTCTAA
- the LOC134226354 gene encoding probable elongation factor 1-beta, with protein MAFGDVKTPKGLQELNNFLADHSYVEGYVPSKADLSVFDALGKAPAGDNVHVQRWYRHIASFSSQERAAWGGQALPQLAGGKPTVAAPAKPAADDDDDDVDLFGSEDEEESAEAAKLKEERLAAYNAKKSKKPALIAKSSIILDVKPWDDETDMKEMETSVRSIEMDGLLWGAAKLVPVGYGIKKLQICCVIEDDKVSVDELQEKIQDFEDFVQSVDIAAFNKI; from the exons ATGGCTTTCGGAGACGTCAAGACCCCCAAGGGACTGCAGGAGCTGAACAACTTCCTGGCCGATCACAGCTACGTCGAGGG CTACGTCCCATCGAAGGCCGACTTGTCGGTGTTCGATGCCCTGGGCAAAGCACCGGCCGGAGATAATGTCCATGTTCAGCGCTGGTACCGTCACATCGCTTCCTTCAGCAGCCAGGAACGTGCTGCCTGGGGAGGACAGGCTTTGCCACAGCTGGCCGGCGGTAAACCTACCGTTGCTGCCCCTGCCAAACCGGCTgccgatgatgatgacgatgatgtcGATCTGTTCGGATCGGAAGATGAGGAAGAGAGCGCGGAAGCCGCCAAGCTGAAGGAGGAGCGTCTGGCCGCCTACAACGCCAAGAAATCGAAGAAACCCGCCCTGATTGCCAAGAGTTCCATCATTCTGGATGTCAAGCCGTGGGATGATGAGACCGATATGAAGGAAATGGAGACCAGTGTTCGCAGCATCGAGATGGACGGACTGCTTTGGGGTGCTGCCAAGCTGGTCCCGGTCGGTTACGGTATCAAAAAACTGCAGATCTGCTGTGTTATCGAGGATGACAAGGTTTCTGTTGACGAGCTGCAGGAGAAGATTCAGGACTTCGAGGACTTTGTCCAGTCGGTTGACATTGCTGCTTTCAATAAGATCTAA